The following coding sequences lie in one Stigmatopora nigra isolate UIUO_SnigA chromosome 4, RoL_Snig_1.1, whole genome shotgun sequence genomic window:
- the LOC144195290 gene encoding intraflagellar transport protein 81 homolog, which translates to MSEQLKFIVEQLNKDPFRKNFNLITFDSLEPMQLLQILNDVLAEIDAKQAVDIREEMPEQTAKRMCALLGMLKYKPPGNQSDLSSFRQGLVVGSKPAVHPILHWLLQKVPELKKRAYLARFLVKLDVPAEFLADDVISDTYHQYEEQVEGFKTSHKECEVLRTSGFFTAEIRRDISAMEEEKGPLIKRVERLKKRVESVSNHQQMLEQARQLRVEKKREENLANQKQEQKNQLFQAEQRLQRLQQQLKDMRQAAADASPDSLMKRLEEEIKINSYMVSEKLPKELEVLRRTVQYLQKVASEPAMGHGDLLELGEKIKEVDSQINQLIEKKMMRSDPIDDKLTLYRQQASIIIRKKEAKAEELQEAREELATAEREVKQKTNQAMTSNGEQVIRGDELKRLVAKLRSKGTVYKKKRQEIAELKAEYGVLQRTEEIIKQRNEVVQEKLQIVEAEKGISGYSNTQEELERVSAIKSELDEKKGRTLDDMSEMVKQLNSMIAEKKSAVAPIIKELRSLRQQCQVLNQEYEEKKSQYESCAAGLESNRSKLEQEVKALREETAQEENRYHSINCKSEIIQMQIQRAAEEMKAYVSSDLQERKKAIRETYMKNIAEQELLGKKLREKQKLVRESHSANMEQMKMWQDLEQLMECKRQCFIRVQNEASVGQVIQEGGEDRLVL; encoded by the exons ATGAGCGAGCAACTCAAATTTATTGTTGAACAATTGAACAAAGATCCGTTCAGGAAAAACTTTAATCTGATCACATTTGACTCACTGGAACCAATGCAGCTGCTCCAGATCTTAAATGACGTTTTAGCTGAAATAGACGCTAAG CAAGCTGTTGATATTCGCGAGGAAATGCCCGAACAAACTGCCAAGAGAATGTGTGCTCTCCTCGGGATGCTGAAATACAAACCACCTGGCAACCAGTCAGACTT GAGCAGTTTCAGACAGGGTCTCGTGGTAGGCAGCAAACCTGCAGTCCATCCCATCCTACACTGgcttctgcagaaggtcccagaACTTAAGAAGAGAGCTTACTTGGCTCGCTTTCTTGTAAAACTTGATGTTCCTGCAGAGTTCCTGGCAGATGACGTTATTAGTGATACATATCACCAG TATGAAGAACAGGTGGAAGGATTTAAGACCAGTCATAAGGAATGTGAGGTCCTCAGAACATCAGGCTTTTTCACTGCAGAAATCAGAAGG GACATAAGTGCAATGGAGGAGGAGAAAGGCCCATTAATTAAACGTGTGGAAAGGTTGAAGAAGAGG GTGGAGTCAGTGTCCAACCATCAACAAATGCTGGAGCAAGCCAGACAGCTCAGAGTTGAAAAGAAGAGAGAAGAGAATTTGGCCAACCAGAAGCAAGAACAGAAGAACCAA CTTTTTCAGGCAGAGCAAAGGCTGCAGAGGTTGCAACAACAGTTAAAGGACATGAGACAGGCTGCAGCTGATGCCAGTCCAGATA GCTTAATGAAGAGGCTTGAAGAGGAGATCAAGATCAATTCCTATATGGTTTCGGAGAAACTTCCTAAAGAATTGGAAGTTCTAAGACGTACTGTTCAGTATCTTCAGAAAGTGGCTTCAGAACCCGCTATGGGTCATGGTGATCTACTGGAGCTGGGGGAGAAG ATTAAAGAAGTGGACTCTCAGATAAACCAGCTGATCGAGAAGAAAATGATGAGAAGTGACCCTATAGATGACAAGTTGACACTCTATAGGCAGCAG GCCTCTATCATCATCCGTAAGAAGGAAGCAAAAGCTGAAGAACTACAGGAAGCGAGGGAGGAGTTAGCAACAGCGGAGCGGGAGGTGAAACAGAAAACCAACCAGGCAATGACCTCCAATGGAGAACAGGTCATCCGGGGTGACGAG TTAAAACGTTTGGTGGCAAAACTGCGAAGCAAGGGTACGGTGTACAAGAAGAAACGCCAAGAAATCGCCGAATTGAAAGCAGAATATGGCGTTCTTCAACGGACTGAGGAAATTATCAAGCAAAGGAATGAGGTGGTCCAAGAAAAACTG CAAATTGTGGAAGCAGAGAAGGGAATATCTGGCTACAGTAACACTCAGGAGGAACTTGAGAGAGTGTCTGCCATCAAGAGTGAATTAGATGAAAAGAAGGGACGGACATTGGATGATATGTCTGAAATG GTGAAACAATTAAATTCAATGATAGCGGAGAAGAAGTCGGCTGTTGCTCCAATTATAAAAGAGCTGAGGTCACTGAGGCAGCAGTGTCAG GTGTTAAATCAGGAATATGAAGAAAAGAAATCCCAGTATGAAAGTTGTGCTGCTGGTCTAGAGAGTAACAGATCGAAATTGGAGCAG GAAGTAAAAGCATTGAGAGAGGAAACAGCACAGGAAGAAAACAGATATCATTCCATCAACTGCAAGTCAGAG ATTATTCAAATGCAAATACAGCGGGCGGCAGAGGAGATGAAGGCCTACGTGTCCTCTGATCttcaggagagaaaaaaagccatcaG gGAAACGTACATGAAGAACATCGCAGAGCAAGAGCTACTGGGCAAG AAGTTACGTGAGAAGCAGAAGCTGGTGAGGGAAAGCCACAGTGCTAACATGGAGCAGATGAAAATGTGGCAAGATTTGGAGCAACTGATGGAATGCAAGAGACAGTGCTTCATAAGAGTGCAGAATGAAGCATCTGTTGGTCAGGTCATCCAAGAAGGAGGAGAGGATCGGCTCGTGCTGTGA